ACGATACTACCATCAAATCTAAAAAAAGAAGTTGAAATAACCAAAGATTCAACAGTTTCTGATCTGTTGAAAAAAATGAATATAAAACCTGATACTGTTATTGTATTGGTTGATAAAAAACCAGTTCCCATTGATGATCTGATTGGTGATGTTCAGGAACTTGAACTACTTCAGGTTGCTTCAGGTGGATAGCGAAAA
Above is a window of Candidatus Thermoplasmatota archaeon DNA encoding:
- a CDS encoding MoaD/ThiS family protein, with protein sequence MKIKITILPSNLKKEVEITKDSTVSDLLKKMNIKPDTVIVLVDKKPVPIDDLIGDVQELELLQVASGG